A region of Scleropages formosus chromosome 2, fSclFor1.1, whole genome shotgun sequence DNA encodes the following proteins:
- the usp19 gene encoding ubiquitin carboxyl-terminal hydrolase 19 isoform X4 → MASSAEVSGRRRAPRGTEDSASKKKQKDKANQESKEAKRTAGEEAKKDVQFDWRQNANEVIVKLRSGDGILKAEDVNAGFSDTACQVRFPDGRQWSCHLHAEIEGSCSKVQYKEKGSYLQLVMPKKIPFNPWPSLMQNKKEKEPVNIQIDNSIKEQPRKLEQVEEKLDLAQVPSQPQLVTEHARSKPDRGIKRTIKNKLSDQKPESVTKGPEITAPAAKVDHPVEPCAKRTSRTLRNSKDTGLGPVKEGSTRSPANSRPEGRQCLSAPQSRDRRVRQLSGSQGNSSTQLEAVAERKQEKPQAVPLDVVAGWCPSVQDHSEAEVLPRAENRPCEGSTEGKATSYAELQGEEPLDSRGVKTFPVELEATLLSDDLGAGEPLPVSLPAIVCKEDKDSCRTSMEEKTDVSKDESLEKVPDGAPEPMVNLTFVKSDSYEKGNDLMVVNVYLKGICRETAKVLFREQDFTLIFQTSDATFLRLHPDCGPNTVFKWQVKLRNLIDPDQSVYAFTPSRLDITLKKRHSQRWGGLEAPATQVGGAKVAVPSGPASLDKSQPGSSQHPLPAKEEPRAGDKEKPVRSEDGGLDTVAARTVVDHVPIKQEPHVTTPKPMCMVPPMTHAPPASNERAEEEEEKKVCLPGFTGLVNLGNTCFMNSVIQSLSNTRELRDYFHDRAFEAEINCSNPLGTGGRLAIGFAVLLRALWKGTHHAFQPSKLKAIVASKASQFTGYAQHDAQEFMAFLLDGLHEDLNRIQNKPYTETVDSDGRQDEVVAEEAWQRHKMRNDSFIVDLFQGQYKSKLVCPICSKVSITFDPFLYLPVPLPQKQKVLTVFYFAKEPHQTPIKFLVSVSKENSTTAEVLESISRSVRVKPENLRLTEVSKSRFQRIFHSSYPLDNVSPSDMLLCFEVLSKDLSKEKVVVLQVQQRPQVPSLPIGKCSACHKPPQGEDEKLRRCTRCYRVGYCNQICQKNHWPIHKSVCGQNIEFVGLPFLISVPESRLTYTRLTQLLQGYSRYSVDVFQPPCQSGRLSPETSQSRVGLSSTMSESLDSSGQEYDTGHKQEQQSSSPSLSALTEARQGAGDAISDLDTLSTRTADSGFSEPQLDSHNSLTEKETTCEKAVKPEAAVTGYQHPGPESASGPASQFYISLLDVSRKEQKLEDKGDGVLDIPDDSILELVWKNNERMKEYVLVKTKELEFVEDASSASETARAGHFTLEQCLNLFTKPEVLAPEEAWYCPKCQQHREASKQLMLWRLPNVLIIQLKRFSFRSFIWRDKINDMVDFPVRNLDLSKFCIGQKDDMQHPPIYDLYAVINHYGGMIGGHYTAYARLPNDKNSQRSDVGWRLFDDSTVTTVEESQVVTRYAYVLFYRRRNSPVERPVRLPSPRGAESPTAAGATASQASDQAMFGPDLDPEGPPQLTPEVTAELFTHSGDCATPSYSNMEEVD, encoded by the exons ATGGCCAGCAGTGCAGAGGTGTCGGGTCGGCGCAGAGCCCCACGTGGCACAGAGGACAGTGCTagcaagaagaagcagaaggacaagGCAAATCAGGAAAGCAAGGAGGCGAAGCGCACAGCTGGTGAAGAGGCtaagaaag ATGTGCAATTTGACTGGAGGCAGAACGCAAATGAGGTCATTGTGAAGCTGCGCTCAGGTGATGGCATCTTGAAAGCTGAGGATGTGAACGCCGGCTTCTCTGACACTGCATGTCAGGTTAGGTTTCCAG ACGGACGGCAGTGGAGCTGTCACCTCCACGCAGAGATTGAGGGGTCTTGCAGCAAAGTGCAATACAAGGAGAAAGGCAGCTACCTTCAATTGGTCATGCCCAAGAAGATTCCCTTTAACCCCTGGCCCTCCCTCATG caaaacaaaaaggagaaagagcCTGTGAACATCCAGATAGACAACAGCATAAAAGAGCAACCGAGGAAGCTTGAACAAGTAGAGGAGAAATTAGACCTGGCCCAAGTCCCTTCACAGCCGCAGCTGGTGACAGAACACGCACGTAGCAAACCAGACCGTGGCATTAAGCGCACTATAAAGAACAAACTGTCTGACCAGAAGCCAGAATCTGTGACAAAGGGCCCAGAGATTACAGCCCCTGCGGCAAAGGTGGACCACCCAGTTGAGCCCTGTGCAAAACGCACAAGTCGCACGCTGAGGAACTCTAAGGACACAGGACTCGGGCCGGTGAAGGAAGGCTCTACAAGGTCACCAGCCAACAGTAGGCCTGAAGGCCGCCAGTGCCTCAGTGCACCCCAGAGCCGAGACAGACGTGTCAGGCAGTTGAGCGGCAGCCAGGGAAATTCATCCACACAATTGGAAGCTGTGGCTGAGCGTAAACAGGAGAAACCTCAG GCAGTACCCTTGGATGTAGTGGCAGGATGGTGCCCAAGCGTCCAGGACCACTCTGAGGCTGAGGTGTTGCCTCGTGCAGAGAACCGCCCTTGTGAGGGTTCCACCGAAGGCAAGGCAACATCGTATGCAGAGCTGCAAGGGGAAGAACCGTTGGACTCTAGGGGGGTTAAAACTTTCCCCGTTGAATTGGAGGCCACTTTGTTGTCTGATGATCTGGGGGCAGGAGAACCTCTTCCTGTGTCCCTCCCAGCAATAGTCTGCAAAGAGGACAAGGACTCCTGCAGGACAAGCATGGAGGAAAAGACAGATGTTTCCAAAGATGAGTCCTTGGAGAAGGTTCCTGATGGTG CTCCAGAACCCATGGTGAATTTAACATTTGTGAAGAGTGACTCATATGAGAAAGGGAACGATTTGATGGTGGTGAACGTTTACCTAAAGGGCATTTGCAGAGAGACAGCGAAGGTGCTATTTCGAGAGCAGGACTTCACACTCATCTTCCAGACCAG TGATGCAACCTTTTTGCGGCTTCACCCCGACTGTGGACCAAACACTGTCTTCAAGTGGCAGGTGAAACTCAGGAACCTTATTGACCCTGACCAGTCAGTCTATGCTTTCACTCCATCCCGCCTAGATATCACACTGAAGAAGAGGCACAGCCAGCGGTGGGGTGGCTTGGAGGCACCTGCAACACAAG TGGGTGGCGCCAAGGTTGCTGTGCCCTCTGGGCCCGCTTCTCTTGACAAGAGCCAGCCAGGGAGCAGCCAACATCCTCTGCCTGCAAAGGAAGAGCCACGGGCAGGGGACAAGGAGAAACCTGTCCGCTCTGAGGATGGTGGCTTGGACACTGTGGCTGCCCGTACTGTTGTTGATCATGTGCCCATTAAGCAGGAGCCCCACGTTACCACA CCCAAACCCATGTGCATGGTGCCACCAATGACTCATGCACCCCCTGCAAGCAATGAACgtgcagaggaagaggaggaaaagaaggTGTGTCTCCCAGGATTCACTGGGCTTGTTAACTTGGGTAATACCTGCTTCATGAACAGTGTGATCCAGTCCTTGTCCAACACACGTGAGCTGCGAGACTACTTCCACG ATCGAGCGTTTGAGGCAGAGATCAATTGCAGTAACCCATTGGGCACAGGTGGCCGGCTGGCCATTGGCTTTGCTGTACTGCTGCGTGCCCTGTGGAAAGGGACCCACCATGCTTTCCAGCCTTCCAAACTCAAG GCCATTGTGGCCAGTAAGGCCAGCCAGTTCACAGGGTATGCCCAGCACGATGCTCAGGAGTTCATGGCCTTCCTACTTGATGGGCTTCATGAGGACCTTAACCGAATCCAGAACAAGCCCTATACTGAGACCGTGGACTCAGATGGACGACAGGATGAG GTGGTGGCAGAGGAAGCCTGGCAAAGACACAAAATGAGGAATGATTCTTTCATTGTAGACCTCTTCCAGGGGCAGTACAAGTCAAAGCTGGTCTGTCCCATTTGCTCCAAG GTTTCTATTACCTTTGACcccttcctgtacctaccaGTCCCTCTACCTCAAAAGCAGAAGGTGCTCACAGTCTTCTACTTTGCAAAGGAGCCTCATCAGACCCCTATCAAG TTCCTGGTGAGTGTCAGCAAGGAGAACTCCACCACGGCTGAAGTGCTGGAGTCCATCTCTAGAAGTGTGCGTGTCAAACCAGAGAACCTGCGTCTGACTGAG GTCAGCAAGAGCCGTTTTCAACGGATTTTTCACTCTTCCTACCCTCTGGACAATGTCTCTCCTTCAGATATGCTTTTATGTTTTGAAGTTCTCTCCAAAGATCTGTCCAAGGAAAAGGTGGTAGTTCTCCAGGTCCAGCAG CGGCCGCAGGTCCCAAGTCTCCCAATTGGCAAGTGCTCTGCATGCCACAAGCCCCCACAGGGTGAGGATGAGAAGCTCAGACGCTGCACCCGCTGCTACCGTGTGGGTTACTGCAACCA AATCTGTCAGAAAAATCACTGGCCAATACACAAAAGTGTCTGTGGCCAGAACATAGAGTTTGTGGGCCTCCCGTTTCTGATCAGCGTCCCGGAATCTCGTCTTACCTACACCCGACTCACTCAACTGCTTCAAGGCTACTCCAG GTACTCTGTGGATGTATTCCAGCCCCCTTGCCAATCAGGCAGATTGTCTCCAGAAACCAGTCAAAGCCGAGTAGGCCTTTCCTCAACAATGTCAGAGAGTCTAGACAGTAGTGGTCAGGAGTACGACACTGGACACAAGCAGGAGCAGCAAAGCTCCAGTCCATCTCTCAGTGCTCTCACAGAGGCACGGCAGGGAGCAGGAGACGCCATAAGTGACCTGGACACCCTGTCAACCCGTACTGCTGACTCTGGTTTCTCAGAGCCTCAACTGGACTCCCATAATTCTCTGACAGAGAAGGAGACGACATGTGAAAAAGCAGTGAAGCCAGAAG CTGCAGTGACAGGATACCAGCATCCCGGTCCTGAGTCCGCATCTGGCCCAGCCTCCCAGTTCTACATCTCCTTGCTCGATGTCTCCAGGAAGGAGCAGAAGCTAGAAGATAAAG GTGATGGTGTTCTGGATATCCCAGATGATTCTATCCTGGAGCTGGTGTGGAAAAACAATGAGCGGATGAAAGAATACGTGCTGGTTAAGACCAAAGAGCTGGAGTTTGTGGAGGATGCCAGCTCAGCCAGTGAGACAGCACGAGCCGGCCACTTCACATTGGAACAGTGCCTCAATCTCTTCACCAAGCCTGAGGTGCTAGCCCCAGAGGAGGCATG GTACTGCCCCAAGTGCCAGCAGCATAGAGAAGCTTCGAAGCAACTGATGTTGTGGCGTCTGCCCAATGTGCTTATCATCCAGCTCAAGCGCTTCTCCTTCCGCAGCTTCATCTGGAGGGACAAAATCAATGACATGGTGGATTTCCCTGTCAG GAACCTCGATCTCAGCAAGTTCTGCATTGGGCAGAAGGACGACATGCAGCACCCCCCTATATACGATCTATACGCTGTCATTAACCACTATGGGGGCATGATTGGAGGGCACTATACTGCTTATGCTAGGTTGCCCAATGACAAGAACAGCCAGCGCAGTGATGTTG GCTGGCGTCTCTTTGATGACAGCACGGTGACCACAGTAGAAGAGAGCCAGGTGGTGACTCGCTACGCCTACGTCTTGTTCTACCGTCGCCGCAACTCTCCAGTGGAGCGGCCTGTGCGCCTGCCAAGCCCCCGTGGGGCAGAGTCCCcaactgcagcaggagccaCTGCAAGCCAG GCCTCTGATCAGGCAATGTTTGGACCAGACCTGGACCCTGAAGGACCTCCGCAGCTGACTCCGGAAGTGACTGCAGAGTTGTTCACCCACTCTGGAGACTGTGCTACCCCCTCATACAGCAACATGGAGGAAGTGGATTAG
- the usp19 gene encoding ubiquitin carboxyl-terminal hydrolase 19 isoform X3 yields the protein MASSAEVSGRRRAPRGTEDSASKKKQKDKANQESKEAKRTAGEEAKKDVQFDWRQNANEVIVKLRSGDGILKAEDVNAGFSDTACQVRFPDGRQWSCHLHAEIEGSCSKVQYKEKGSYLQLVMPKKIPFNPWPSLMQNKKEKEPVNIQIDNSIKEQPRKLEQVEEKLDLAQVPSQPQLVTEHARSKPDRGIKRTIKNKLSDQKPESVTKGPEITAPAAKVDHPVEPCAKRTSRTLRNSKDTGLGPVKEGSTRSPANSRPEGRQCLSAPQSRDRRVRQLSGSQGNSSTQLEAVAERKQEKPQAVPLDVVAGWCPSVQDHSEAEVLPRAENRPCEGSTEGKATSYAELQGEEPLDSRGVKTFPVELEATLLSDDLGAGEPLPVSLPAIVCKEDKDSCRTSMEEKTDVSKDESLEKVPDGAPEPMVNLTFVKSDSYEKGNDLMVVNVYLKGICRETAKVLFREQDFTLIFQTSDATFLRLHPDCGPNTVFKWQVKLRNLIDPDQSVYAFTPSRLDITLKKRHSQRWGGLEAPATQGAVGGAKVAVPSGPASLDKSQPGSSQHPLPAKEEPRAGDKEKPVRSEDGGLDTVAARTVVDHVPIKQEPHVTTPKPMCMVPPMTHAPPASNERAEEEEEKKVCLPGFTGLVNLGNTCFMNSVIQSLSNTRELRDYFHDRAFEAEINCSNPLGTGGRLAIGFAVLLRALWKGTHHAFQPSKLKAIVASKASQFTGYAQHDAQEFMAFLLDGLHEDLNRIQNKPYTETVDSDGRQDEVVAEEAWQRHKMRNDSFIVDLFQGQYKSKLVCPICSKVSITFDPFLYLPVPLPQKQKVLTVFYFAKEPHQTPIKFLVSVSKENSTTAEVLESISRSVRVKPENLRLTEVSKSRFQRIFHSSYPLDNVSPSDMLLCFEVLSKDLSKEKVVVLQVQQRPQVPSLPIGKCSACHKPPQGEDEKLRRCTRCYRVGYCNQICQKNHWPIHKSVCGQNIEFVGLPFLISVPESRLTYTRLTQLLQGYSRYSVDVFQPPCQSGRLSPETSQSRVGLSSTMSESLDSSGQEYDTGHKQEQQSSSPSLSALTEARQGAGDAISDLDTLSTRTADSGFSEPQLDSHNSLTEKETTCEKAVKPEAAVTGYQHPGPESASGPASQFYISLLDVSRKEQKLEDKGDGVLDIPDDSILELVWKNNERMKEYVLVKTKELEFVEDASSASETARAGHFTLEQCLNLFTKPEVLAPEEAWYCPKCQQHREASKQLMLWRLPNVLIIQLKRFSFRSFIWRDKINDMVDFPVRNLDLSKFCIGQKDDMQHPPIYDLYAVINHYGGMIGGHYTAYARLPNDKNSQRSDVGWRLFDDSTVTTVEESQVVTRYAYVLFYRRRNSPVERPVRLPSPRGAESPTAAGATASQASDQAMFGPDLDPEGPPQLTPEVTAELFTHSGDCATPSYSNMEEVD from the exons ATGGCCAGCAGTGCAGAGGTGTCGGGTCGGCGCAGAGCCCCACGTGGCACAGAGGACAGTGCTagcaagaagaagcagaaggacaagGCAAATCAGGAAAGCAAGGAGGCGAAGCGCACAGCTGGTGAAGAGGCtaagaaag ATGTGCAATTTGACTGGAGGCAGAACGCAAATGAGGTCATTGTGAAGCTGCGCTCAGGTGATGGCATCTTGAAAGCTGAGGATGTGAACGCCGGCTTCTCTGACACTGCATGTCAGGTTAGGTTTCCAG ACGGACGGCAGTGGAGCTGTCACCTCCACGCAGAGATTGAGGGGTCTTGCAGCAAAGTGCAATACAAGGAGAAAGGCAGCTACCTTCAATTGGTCATGCCCAAGAAGATTCCCTTTAACCCCTGGCCCTCCCTCATG caaaacaaaaaggagaaagagcCTGTGAACATCCAGATAGACAACAGCATAAAAGAGCAACCGAGGAAGCTTGAACAAGTAGAGGAGAAATTAGACCTGGCCCAAGTCCCTTCACAGCCGCAGCTGGTGACAGAACACGCACGTAGCAAACCAGACCGTGGCATTAAGCGCACTATAAAGAACAAACTGTCTGACCAGAAGCCAGAATCTGTGACAAAGGGCCCAGAGATTACAGCCCCTGCGGCAAAGGTGGACCACCCAGTTGAGCCCTGTGCAAAACGCACAAGTCGCACGCTGAGGAACTCTAAGGACACAGGACTCGGGCCGGTGAAGGAAGGCTCTACAAGGTCACCAGCCAACAGTAGGCCTGAAGGCCGCCAGTGCCTCAGTGCACCCCAGAGCCGAGACAGACGTGTCAGGCAGTTGAGCGGCAGCCAGGGAAATTCATCCACACAATTGGAAGCTGTGGCTGAGCGTAAACAGGAGAAACCTCAG GCAGTACCCTTGGATGTAGTGGCAGGATGGTGCCCAAGCGTCCAGGACCACTCTGAGGCTGAGGTGTTGCCTCGTGCAGAGAACCGCCCTTGTGAGGGTTCCACCGAAGGCAAGGCAACATCGTATGCAGAGCTGCAAGGGGAAGAACCGTTGGACTCTAGGGGGGTTAAAACTTTCCCCGTTGAATTGGAGGCCACTTTGTTGTCTGATGATCTGGGGGCAGGAGAACCTCTTCCTGTGTCCCTCCCAGCAATAGTCTGCAAAGAGGACAAGGACTCCTGCAGGACAAGCATGGAGGAAAAGACAGATGTTTCCAAAGATGAGTCCTTGGAGAAGGTTCCTGATGGTG CTCCAGAACCCATGGTGAATTTAACATTTGTGAAGAGTGACTCATATGAGAAAGGGAACGATTTGATGGTGGTGAACGTTTACCTAAAGGGCATTTGCAGAGAGACAGCGAAGGTGCTATTTCGAGAGCAGGACTTCACACTCATCTTCCAGACCAG TGATGCAACCTTTTTGCGGCTTCACCCCGACTGTGGACCAAACACTGTCTTCAAGTGGCAGGTGAAACTCAGGAACCTTATTGACCCTGACCAGTCAGTCTATGCTTTCACTCCATCCCGCCTAGATATCACACTGAAGAAGAGGCACAGCCAGCGGTGGGGTGGCTTGGAGGCACCTGCAACACAAG GTGCAGTGGGTGGCGCCAAGGTTGCTGTGCCCTCTGGGCCCGCTTCTCTTGACAAGAGCCAGCCAGGGAGCAGCCAACATCCTCTGCCTGCAAAGGAAGAGCCACGGGCAGGGGACAAGGAGAAACCTGTCCGCTCTGAGGATGGTGGCTTGGACACTGTGGCTGCCCGTACTGTTGTTGATCATGTGCCCATTAAGCAGGAGCCCCACGTTACCACA CCCAAACCCATGTGCATGGTGCCACCAATGACTCATGCACCCCCTGCAAGCAATGAACgtgcagaggaagaggaggaaaagaaggTGTGTCTCCCAGGATTCACTGGGCTTGTTAACTTGGGTAATACCTGCTTCATGAACAGTGTGATCCAGTCCTTGTCCAACACACGTGAGCTGCGAGACTACTTCCACG ATCGAGCGTTTGAGGCAGAGATCAATTGCAGTAACCCATTGGGCACAGGTGGCCGGCTGGCCATTGGCTTTGCTGTACTGCTGCGTGCCCTGTGGAAAGGGACCCACCATGCTTTCCAGCCTTCCAAACTCAAG GCCATTGTGGCCAGTAAGGCCAGCCAGTTCACAGGGTATGCCCAGCACGATGCTCAGGAGTTCATGGCCTTCCTACTTGATGGGCTTCATGAGGACCTTAACCGAATCCAGAACAAGCCCTATACTGAGACCGTGGACTCAGATGGACGACAGGATGAG GTGGTGGCAGAGGAAGCCTGGCAAAGACACAAAATGAGGAATGATTCTTTCATTGTAGACCTCTTCCAGGGGCAGTACAAGTCAAAGCTGGTCTGTCCCATTTGCTCCAAG GTTTCTATTACCTTTGACcccttcctgtacctaccaGTCCCTCTACCTCAAAAGCAGAAGGTGCTCACAGTCTTCTACTTTGCAAAGGAGCCTCATCAGACCCCTATCAAG TTCCTGGTGAGTGTCAGCAAGGAGAACTCCACCACGGCTGAAGTGCTGGAGTCCATCTCTAGAAGTGTGCGTGTCAAACCAGAGAACCTGCGTCTGACTGAG GTCAGCAAGAGCCGTTTTCAACGGATTTTTCACTCTTCCTACCCTCTGGACAATGTCTCTCCTTCAGATATGCTTTTATGTTTTGAAGTTCTCTCCAAAGATCTGTCCAAGGAAAAGGTGGTAGTTCTCCAGGTCCAGCAG CGGCCGCAGGTCCCAAGTCTCCCAATTGGCAAGTGCTCTGCATGCCACAAGCCCCCACAGGGTGAGGATGAGAAGCTCAGACGCTGCACCCGCTGCTACCGTGTGGGTTACTGCAACCA AATCTGTCAGAAAAATCACTGGCCAATACACAAAAGTGTCTGTGGCCAGAACATAGAGTTTGTGGGCCTCCCGTTTCTGATCAGCGTCCCGGAATCTCGTCTTACCTACACCCGACTCACTCAACTGCTTCAAGGCTACTCCAG GTACTCTGTGGATGTATTCCAGCCCCCTTGCCAATCAGGCAGATTGTCTCCAGAAACCAGTCAAAGCCGAGTAGGCCTTTCCTCAACAATGTCAGAGAGTCTAGACAGTAGTGGTCAGGAGTACGACACTGGACACAAGCAGGAGCAGCAAAGCTCCAGTCCATCTCTCAGTGCTCTCACAGAGGCACGGCAGGGAGCAGGAGACGCCATAAGTGACCTGGACACCCTGTCAACCCGTACTGCTGACTCTGGTTTCTCAGAGCCTCAACTGGACTCCCATAATTCTCTGACAGAGAAGGAGACGACATGTGAAAAAGCAGTGAAGCCAGAAG CTGCAGTGACAGGATACCAGCATCCCGGTCCTGAGTCCGCATCTGGCCCAGCCTCCCAGTTCTACATCTCCTTGCTCGATGTCTCCAGGAAGGAGCAGAAGCTAGAAGATAAAG GTGATGGTGTTCTGGATATCCCAGATGATTCTATCCTGGAGCTGGTGTGGAAAAACAATGAGCGGATGAAAGAATACGTGCTGGTTAAGACCAAAGAGCTGGAGTTTGTGGAGGATGCCAGCTCAGCCAGTGAGACAGCACGAGCCGGCCACTTCACATTGGAACAGTGCCTCAATCTCTTCACCAAGCCTGAGGTGCTAGCCCCAGAGGAGGCATG GTACTGCCCCAAGTGCCAGCAGCATAGAGAAGCTTCGAAGCAACTGATGTTGTGGCGTCTGCCCAATGTGCTTATCATCCAGCTCAAGCGCTTCTCCTTCCGCAGCTTCATCTGGAGGGACAAAATCAATGACATGGTGGATTTCCCTGTCAG GAACCTCGATCTCAGCAAGTTCTGCATTGGGCAGAAGGACGACATGCAGCACCCCCCTATATACGATCTATACGCTGTCATTAACCACTATGGGGGCATGATTGGAGGGCACTATACTGCTTATGCTAGGTTGCCCAATGACAAGAACAGCCAGCGCAGTGATGTTG GCTGGCGTCTCTTTGATGACAGCACGGTGACCACAGTAGAAGAGAGCCAGGTGGTGACTCGCTACGCCTACGTCTTGTTCTACCGTCGCCGCAACTCTCCAGTGGAGCGGCCTGTGCGCCTGCCAAGCCCCCGTGGGGCAGAGTCCCcaactgcagcaggagccaCTGCAAGCCAG GCCTCTGATCAGGCAATGTTTGGACCAGACCTGGACCCTGAAGGACCTCCGCAGCTGACTCCGGAAGTGACTGCAGAGTTGTTCACCCACTCTGGAGACTGTGCTACCCCCTCATACAGCAACATGGAGGAAGTGGATTAG